In Saccharomyces eubayanus strain FM1318 chromosome II, whole genome shotgun sequence, the genomic stretch CTGACGTAGAAAGTAGTTACACAAGCATAAAAAGATTGAAATTAGAAAACAGCAAGGAAGGGAAAAATCAGTCTTACAATTATTTTGAGAAGAGGAACGCAAATGCTTTAGAAAAGGAGGCTTCTCTTGACGACGATTCTAAGATAGAAACAGATGATAGAATAAATCATCTGCTTACCTCAGCCAGCCGCACGACATACGTCAGTAATATGCGCGATGGCCTAGCTGAAAATCGGCCTGATTTGTCAATAAGTAAATGTGGAGCCCACGAATATTATTTAAGCGATTCATCATCGGGAATCACCCAGAAAGAGGAGGACATTGGTGTCGAAGTCTTTAGAGATGGGGAACTTGATTGTTGCCAAGTACTATCGATAAATAATGACGAACTTGttaattttcaatatccGGAAACAGAAACTGATATGGAATTCGACGAAGTATTTTTAACACCATTAGATGGTGTGAACAGAGTAGGAAAAGGGAAGGGATCGATTGGAAAAGATCTGAATAGTTGCATTTTTGAGCAACACACGCAGCTAAATTCAGGAGTTCAGCTTGTTGGCGAAAGCAATGCCTTTCCAATATTGAGTACATCCAACGTTTCTTCTCTCACCGAGGCTTTGCATAAAATTCATGAAGACAAGCTCCGTTCGCCTACTGATGAGAACTTTAATGCGTCAAATGTCGTTATAGATTCAAATAAAATAGACATGAATTACCTTTATACCAATGCTAGAGAGGAGTTATCTACTCcctcattttcatcaaaagactttgaagatgaaagtTTTGATAACGATGACAAAGTCGATGAAGTCATATACAGGGATGATGATTCAACAGACGAAGATGAGAGTTTACCACCACCGGatccaagaaggaaaaaaatcgGTTCCAAAGCTTGTGAAATAGTGGATTCTAGAAAAGTTGGCATAAATGTACCAAAGTTATGTATGTGGTCCCTAAGTGATAAACCCTTTTGTGTTATTGACGGACTATGTACAAAATCGCTCTATCCATTAGCCGAGAACCTTTCTAACTGCGAAAGCTCAAGTTCGAGCTCAAGTCCCATTAATCCACAGGAGgagcaaaaagaaaactcaCCTTTTGATAATGATACCATGTTAACCGATCTTTTAAACATAAGTGAAGCTGAAGCAGAGAAAGCCCCCATTTGTTGCAGCGAAC encodes the following:
- the CRF1 gene encoding Crf1p, producing the protein MLADIPAESTMRRKSHLPNRNVPNEISSTALSSSTSSAVSYSSNNDDGSFDFPSDSSLSDISDVESSYTSIKRLKLENSKEGKNQSYNYFEKRNANALEKEASLDDDSKIETDDRINHLLTSASRTTYVSNMRDGLAENRPDLSISKCGAHEYYLSDSSSGITQKEEDIGVEVFRDGELDCCQVLSINNDELVNFQYPETETDMEFDEVFLTPLDGVNRVGKGKGSIGKDLNSCIFEQHTQLNSGVQLVGESNAFPILSTSNVSSLTEALHKIHEDKLRSPTDENFNASNVVIDSNKIDMNYLYTNAREELSTPSFSSKDFEDESFDNDDKVDEVIYRDDDSTDEDESLPPPDPRRKKIGSKACEIVDSRKVGINVPKLCMWSLSDKPFCVIDGLCTKSLYPLAENLSNCESSSSSSSPINPQEEQKENSPFDNDTMLTDLLNISEAEAEKAPICCSEHTHEPFSEIPKGPLSSFRDRGKALQDTGVPYKLNVSKFTRMGTRYVSKDQSEGGNGNFCYSESLPQEKKRNLMIRERRLKQKQNQGKLYKQKLTSVNNLLDNITPF